The following proteins are encoded in a genomic region of Vicugna pacos chromosome 16, VicPac4, whole genome shotgun sequence:
- the SLC13A2 gene encoding solute carrier family 13 member 2 translates to MATCWQGLWAYRSYLIVLLLPILLLPLPILIPTKEAYCGYAIILMALLWCTEALPLAVTAFFPVILFPVMGIMDASEVSVEYLKDTNILFVGGMLVAIAVEHWNLHKRIALRVLLIIGVRPALLILGFMLVTAFLSMWISNTATTAMMLPIAQAVLEQLHKMPVGKDVEEGRNNPAFELQEPSPQKEETKLDEKDNKQDHPVPPAPSKPSMQQNKEQLHFNQGMSLCVCYSASIGGIATLTGTTPNLVLQGQVNSIFPQNANVVNFASWFGFAFPTMVILLFLSWLWLQVLFLGFNFRKNFGLGDEMREQERAAFDVVRREHKLLGPMKFAEKAVTILFILLVVLWFTREPGFFTGWGNLAFSDKDGKSMPSDGTVAIFIAVIMFIVPSKIPGLTQDPGKPGKLKAPPALLSWNVVKEKMPWNIMILLGGGFALAKGSEASGLSKWLGDKLTPLESVPSPAIAFILCLLTATFTECTSNVATTTLFLPILASMAQAICIHPLYVMLPCTLSASLAFMLPVATPPNAIAFSFGGLRVTDMARAGFMLNIIGVLVITLAINTWSIPMFDLHTFPSWAHSNATASCGVSQANTTTPHP, encoded by the exons GAAGCCTACTGTGGCTACGCCATCATCCTCATGGCACTCCTCTGGTGCACGGAGGCTCTGCCCCTGGCTGTCACCGCCTTCTTCCCCGTCATCCTGTTCCCCGTGATGGGCATCATGGATGCCTCCGAG GTCAGTGTTGAGTACCTTAAGGACACCAACATCCTATTCGTCGGCGGGATGCTGGTGGCCATTGCTGTGGAGCACTGGAATCTGCACAAACGCATCGCCCTCCGCGTGCTTCTCATCATCGGGGTGCGGCCTGCCCT GCTGATCCTGGGCTTCATGCTGGTGACTGCCTTCCTGTCCATGTGGATCAGCAACACGGCCACCACAGCCATGATGTTGCCCATCGCCCAAGCCGTTCTGGAGCAGCTGCACAAGATGCCTGTGGGCAAGGATGTCGAGGAGGGCAGGAACAACCCCGCCTTTGAACTCCAGGAACCAAGTCCCCAGAAGGAAGAGACCAAGCTTGATGAGAAAG ACAACAAGCAGGACCACCCTGTCCCGCCTGCTCCTTCGAAGCCCAGCATGCAGCAGAACAAGGAGCAGCTCCACTTTAACCAGGGCATGAGCCTGTGTGTGTGCTACTCAGCCAGCATCGGGGGCATCGCCACCTTGACCGGCACCACGCCCAACCTGGTCCTGCAAGGCCAGGTCAACTC GATCTTCCCCCAAAATGCCAACGTGGTGAACTTTGCCTCCTGGTTCGGCTTTGCCTTCCCCACCATGGTCATCTTGCTGTTTCTTTCCTGGCTATGGCTGCAGGTTCTCTTCCTGGGGTTCAA CTTCCGGAAGAACTTTGGCTTGGGGGACGAGATGAGGGAGCAAGAGCGAGCGGCCTTCGATGTCGTCCGGAGAGAGCACAAACTGCTAGGCCCCATGAAGTTTGCAGAAAAGGCTGTCACCATCCTCTTTATCTTATTGGTGGTGCTTTGGTTCACCCGGGAACCAGGCTTTTTCACTGGCTGGGGCAACCTGGCTTTTTCTGACAAGGATGGAAAAAG CATGCCCTCCGATGGGACAGTGGCTATCTTCATCGCCGTAATTATGTTCATCGTGCCCTCCAAGATCCCAGGGCTTACTCAGGATCCAG GAAAACCAGGGAAGCTGaaggcccctcctgccctcctcagcTGGAATGTAGTAAAGGAGAAGATGCCTTGGAATATCATGATCCTTCTGGGCGGTGGCTTTGCCCTGGCCAAGGGCAGTGAG gcATCAGGTCTGTCAAAGTGGTTGGGGGACAAGCTGACCCCATTAGAGAGTGTGCCGTCTCCCGCCATTGCCTTCATCCTCTGCCTTCTGACTGCCACCTTCACAGAGTGCACCAGCAATGTGGCTACCACCACGCTCTTCCTGCCCATCCTGGCCTCCATG GCTCAGGCCATCTGCATTCACCCTCTCTACGTCATGCTGCCCTGCACGctttctgcctccctggcctTCATGCTGCCTGTGGCCACCCCACCCAATGCCATCGCCTTCTCATTTGGAGGCCTCAGAGTGACTGATATG GCCCGTGCGGGATTCATGCTCAACATCATTGGGGTCTTGGTCATCACGCTGGCCATCAACACTTGGAGCATCCCCATGTTTGATCTGCACACCTTCCCCTCCTGGGCTCACTCCAATGCCACGGCTTCCTGCGGGGTCAGCCAGGCAAACACCACAACACCTCACCCCTAG